The following coding sequences are from one Shewanella putrefaciens window:
- a CDS encoding polyamine ABC transporter substrate-binding protein produces MKLFNKMTTLALVTTGVLASVTVQAEEVVRVYNWSDYIAEDTLENFKKETGIRVIYDVFDSNEVLEAKLLSGRSGYDIVVPSNHFLAKQIKAGAFKPLDRSKLSNFKNLNAEHMKQLEKADPGNQYAVPYLWGTNGIGYNIDKVKAAVGEDAPFDSMELIFNPKYAEKIAKCGFAMLDSADDMVPQAMIYLGLDPNSAKAEDYEKAGELLEKIRPYVTYFHSSRYISDLANGDICVAYGFSGDVFQAAARADEAGNGNKIGYSIPKEGANLWFDMLAIPADAKNIENAHKFINYLLRPEVIAPISNYVAYANPNDPAQPLVDEAVRTDPAIYPSKEVLDKLYIGEVRPLKIQRVLTRVWTKVKSGK; encoded by the coding sequence ATGAAGCTATTTAATAAGATGACCACCTTGGCTTTAGTGACCACAGGCGTGCTAGCAAGTGTTACTGTTCAAGCTGAGGAAGTGGTTCGCGTATATAACTGGTCTGATTATATCGCGGAAGATACCTTAGAAAACTTCAAGAAAGAAACAGGCATTCGGGTTATTTACGATGTATTTGATAGTAACGAGGTGCTAGAAGCTAAGTTATTGTCTGGCCGTAGCGGTTATGACATCGTCGTTCCTTCCAATCACTTTTTAGCGAAACAAATTAAAGCAGGTGCTTTTAAGCCATTAGATCGTTCTAAATTGAGTAACTTTAAAAATCTCAACGCGGAGCATATGAAACAGCTTGAAAAGGCCGATCCTGGTAACCAGTACGCAGTGCCCTATTTATGGGGAACTAATGGTATAGGTTACAATATCGACAAAGTGAAAGCGGCCGTGGGGGAAGATGCGCCATTTGATTCTATGGAACTGATCTTCAACCCTAAATATGCCGAAAAAATCGCTAAGTGTGGCTTTGCTATGTTGGATTCTGCCGACGATATGGTGCCACAGGCCATGATTTATTTAGGCTTAGATCCCAATAGTGCTAAAGCTGAAGATTATGAAAAAGCGGGTGAGTTGCTGGAAAAAATTCGCCCTTATGTAACATACTTCCATTCATCTCGTTATATTTCTGACCTTGCCAACGGGGATATCTGTGTTGCTTATGGTTTCTCTGGAGATGTATTCCAAGCGGCAGCACGTGCCGATGAGGCGGGTAATGGCAATAAGATCGGTTACTCCATTCCAAAAGAAGGCGCAAATCTTTGGTTTGATATGTTAGCTATCCCTGCCGATGCTAAAAATATTGAAAATGCGCATAAGTTTATCAACTATTTATTACGTCCAGAAGTGATTGCGCCTATTTCTAACTATGTGGCGTATGCTAATCCTAATGACCCTGCTCAACCTTTGGTTGATGAAGCTGTTCGCACCGATCCTGCGATTTATCCATCTAAAGAAGTGTTAGATAAATTGTATATCGGCGAAGTCCGTCCTTTAAAAATCCAACGTGTATTAACCCGCGTTTGGACCAAAGTGAAATCAGGTAAATAA
- the potA gene encoding polyamine ABC transporter ATP-binding protein has product MASTSGVTNKPTTKTQEHVLLKIERVSKLFDDVRAVDDVSLTINKGEIFALLGGSGSGKSTLLRMLAGFEKPTSGRIYLDGEDITDLPPYERPINMMFQSYALFPHMTVAQNIAFGLKQDKLPKAEIEQRVQEMLKLVHMEQYGKRKPHQLSGGQRQRVALARSLAKRPKLLLLDEPMGALDKKLRTQMQLEVVEILERVGVTCVMVTHDQEEAMTMAGRIAIMSDGWIAQTGSPMDIYESPNSRMIAEFIGSVNLFGGEIEVDEVDHLIIKPNELAQSFYVGYGVTTSLEDKHVWLAVRPEKTIISREQPEGEYNWAKGIVHDIAYLGGISVYYIRLENGQIVQCSMTNRERRADHATWDDEVFISWEDTSGVVLRS; this is encoded by the coding sequence ATGGCAAGCACCTCGGGCGTCACCAATAAACCCACAACAAAGACGCAAGAACATGTACTGCTCAAGATTGAGCGGGTCAGTAAATTATTCGACGATGTACGTGCAGTTGATGATGTGTCATTGACGATCAATAAAGGTGAAATTTTCGCCTTACTTGGTGGTTCTGGATCTGGGAAATCGACTTTACTGCGTATGCTCGCAGGCTTTGAAAAACCGACATCGGGCCGCATTTATCTTGATGGTGAAGATATCACCGACTTACCGCCCTACGAACGTCCTATCAATATGATGTTTCAATCCTATGCTTTATTTCCCCATATGACGGTGGCGCAAAATATTGCTTTTGGTTTGAAGCAAGACAAGCTACCTAAAGCTGAAATTGAGCAGCGCGTGCAAGAGATGCTTAAACTTGTGCACATGGAACAATATGGTAAGCGTAAACCTCACCAGTTATCTGGCGGTCAGCGTCAGCGTGTTGCGCTGGCACGCTCGCTTGCTAAGCGTCCTAAATTATTGCTGCTTGATGAACCTATGGGCGCATTGGATAAAAAACTGCGTACCCAGATGCAACTCGAAGTGGTTGAAATTCTTGAGCGTGTTGGTGTGACTTGCGTAATGGTGACTCACGATCAAGAAGAAGCGATGACCATGGCCGGACGGATTGCCATTATGAGTGATGGCTGGATTGCTCAAACAGGCTCACCGATGGACATTTACGAAAGCCCGAACAGTCGTATGATTGCCGAGTTTATTGGTTCAGTGAATTTGTTTGGTGGTGAAATTGAAGTGGATGAAGTTGACCATTTGATCATTAAGCCCAATGAATTAGCTCAATCTTTTTATGTCGGCTACGGAGTAACGACCAGCCTTGAAGATAAGCATGTATGGTTAGCGGTGCGCCCTGAAAAGACGATAATTAGCCGTGAGCAACCCGAAGGTGAATATAATTGGGCGAAAGGTATTGTGCATGATATCGCTTACTTAGGTGGTATATCAGTGTATTACATTCGCTTAGAGAATGGCCAAATTGTACAGTGTAGTATGACTAACCGTGAACGCCGTGCCGATCATGCTACTTGGGATGATGAAGTGTTTATCAGTTGGGAGGACACCAGTGGCGTGGTGTTGAGATCATGA
- a CDS encoding ABC transporter permease subunit encodes MKLLSRLKWPRGRFWTIGLPYAWLLLFFALPFAIVLKISFSTAAIAIPPYEPTFQYADDVLNIFLHLGNYLMLLDDSLYYSAYLSSLKTAFISTLGCLIIGYPMAYAIARAPARLQTVLLLLVMLPSWTSFLIRVYAWMGLLSNTGIINNALIWLGVISEPLQILNTNIAVYIGIIYAYLPFMILPLYANLVKLDMSLIEAASDLGSSRLNTFWKITFPLSKSGVIAGSMLVFIPAVGEFVIPELLGGPDSLMIGKVLWQEFFNNRDWPVASSLAIVMLALLIIPITLFHRYQARSLEKDL; translated from the coding sequence ATGAAATTACTCTCAAGATTAAAATGGCCAAGGGGACGCTTCTGGACCATAGGATTGCCCTATGCGTGGCTGCTGTTATTTTTTGCCTTACCTTTTGCGATTGTGCTCAAGATCAGTTTTTCAACGGCTGCTATCGCTATCCCACCCTATGAGCCGACGTTCCAATACGCAGATGATGTGCTAAATATTTTTTTGCATCTAGGTAACTATCTGATGTTACTTGATGATTCGCTTTATTATTCGGCCTATCTGAGTTCGTTGAAAACCGCATTTATTTCTACTTTAGGCTGCTTGATCATTGGTTATCCAATGGCTTATGCCATCGCCCGTGCCCCCGCGCGTTTGCAGACAGTTTTGCTATTACTGGTGATGTTGCCCTCATGGACCTCGTTCTTAATTCGCGTTTATGCTTGGATGGGACTGCTCAGCAATACTGGCATTATTAATAATGCACTCATATGGTTAGGTGTTATCTCTGAGCCATTACAAATTTTAAATACCAATATTGCAGTGTATATCGGCATCATTTATGCCTATTTACCCTTTATGATCCTGCCGCTATACGCCAATTTAGTGAAACTCGATATGAGTTTAATTGAGGCCGCATCGGACTTAGGTTCAAGTCGTTTAAATACCTTCTGGAAAATCACTTTCCCACTCTCTAAAAGCGGTGTGATTGCAGGTTCCATGTTGGTGTTTATTCCTGCAGTGGGTGAGTTTGTGATCCCCGAATTACTTGGCGGTCCTGATTCATTAATGATAGGTAAAGTGCTGTGGCAAGAATTTTTCAATAATCGTGACTGGCCTGTGGCGTCATCACTGGCGATTGTCATGTTGGCACTCTTGATTATTCCTATTACTTTATTCCATCGCTATCAAGCGCGTAGCTTGGAGAAAGACCTATGA
- a CDS encoding ABC transporter permease subunit — translation MKKLSFSSVMLWFGLIFLYAPMLILVIYSFNDSKLVTVWGGFSPKWYGELFQDQQILDAVWTSLRIAFYSSTMAVIIGTMAAFVMTRFKRSWAKLTLSNMITAPLVMPEVITGLSLLLLFVHMADLLGWPRERGMVTVWIAHSTFCAAYVAVVVSSRLRELDMSIEEAAMDLGATPLKTFFLITVPIISPALMAGWLLSFSLSLDDLVIASFASGPGATTLPMVVFSLVRLGVSPKINALATLIILCVSLIAFLSWYMARRAEKRDRTPMN, via the coding sequence ATGAAAAAGTTAAGTTTTTCTTCTGTGATGTTGTGGTTCGGACTGATTTTTTTGTACGCACCTATGCTGATCCTTGTTATTTACTCATTTAATGACTCCAAGCTCGTGACCGTTTGGGGAGGATTTTCCCCTAAATGGTATGGTGAATTATTTCAAGATCAACAGATTTTAGATGCCGTATGGACCAGTCTGCGTATAGCGTTTTATAGCTCAACCATGGCGGTGATTATTGGCACTATGGCAGCCTTTGTGATGACGCGCTTTAAGCGTTCATGGGCAAAGCTGACTCTGTCGAACATGATTACCGCGCCGTTGGTTATGCCTGAGGTGATTACAGGTTTGTCTTTGCTTTTACTGTTTGTGCATATGGCAGATTTATTGGGCTGGCCTAGGGAGCGCGGAATGGTGACAGTGTGGATTGCACACTCAACATTTTGTGCCGCCTATGTAGCTGTGGTGGTGTCATCAAGATTACGTGAGCTAGATATGTCAATCGAAGAGGCCGCTATGGACTTAGGCGCTACCCCGCTAAAGACCTTTTTCCTTATCACTGTGCCCATTATTTCTCCAGCATTAATGGCGGGGTGGCTATTGTCCTTTAGCTTGTCATTAGATGATTTAGTGATCGCAAGCTTTGCCTCGGGCCCGGGTGCTACGACCTTGCCTATGGTGGTGTTCTCTTTGGTACGTTTAGGGGTTTCGCCGAAGATTAATGCCTTGGCAACGCTGATCATACTGTGTGTTTCACTCATCGCTTTCCTTTCTTGGTATATGGCAAGGCGGGCAGAGAAACGTGACCGTACACCAATGAATTAG
- a CDS encoding NAD(P)/FAD-dependent oxidoreductase has protein sequence MSAIPHTGSYYAASANDKVERPRLQESIEADVCVIGAGYTGLSAALHLLESGMSVVVLEAARIGWGASGRNGGQIVNSYSRDIDTIEKTVGKEQGKLFGQMAFEGGQIIRDRIAKYNIQCDLKDGGVFAAMNEKQMGHLRHQKKLWESHGHVNQLELLDAKDIRGVVNTERYVGGLLDKSGGHIHPLNLALGEARAVESLGGKIFEDSAVLRVDEGDSPVVHTAQGSVKTKFVVVAGNAYLGKLMPELQAKSMPCGTQVITTEPLSADLAASLLPQDYCVEDCNYLLDYFRLSGDKRMIYGGGVVYGARDPADIKSIIIPNMLKTFPQLKDVKIDYAWTGNFLLTLSRLPQVGRIGKNIYYSQGCSGHGVTYTHLAGKLLAEILNGQATRFDAFAALPHYPFPGGHALRVPFSAIGAWYYTLRDKLGL, from the coding sequence ATGTCTGCCATACCCCACACAGGATCATATTACGCCGCATCGGCTAACGATAAAGTCGAGCGTCCGCGTCTACAGGAATCGATTGAAGCCGACGTTTGTGTGATTGGCGCGGGTTATACCGGCCTTTCTGCTGCGTTGCATTTATTAGAATCAGGCATGAGTGTGGTGGTGTTAGAAGCCGCTCGCATTGGCTGGGGCGCCTCGGGCCGTAATGGCGGACAAATCGTTAATAGTTATAGCCGTGACATTGATACTATTGAAAAAACAGTCGGTAAAGAACAAGGTAAACTCTTTGGCCAGATGGCCTTTGAAGGCGGGCAAATCATCCGCGATCGTATTGCTAAGTATAATATTCAATGCGATCTAAAAGATGGCGGTGTGTTTGCCGCGATGAACGAAAAGCAAATGGGCCATCTACGTCATCAAAAAAAACTGTGGGAAAGCCACGGCCATGTTAATCAGCTCGAACTTCTCGATGCTAAAGACATTCGCGGTGTGGTAAATACTGAGCGTTATGTCGGTGGACTACTGGATAAAAGCGGTGGTCATATTCACCCGCTTAATTTAGCCCTAGGCGAAGCGCGCGCTGTTGAATCCCTCGGCGGTAAAATTTTTGAAGACTCAGCAGTGCTGCGTGTTGATGAGGGCGATAGCCCTGTTGTGCATACGGCGCAGGGCAGTGTAAAAACCAAGTTTGTGGTCGTGGCAGGTAACGCCTATCTAGGTAAGTTAATGCCAGAGCTGCAGGCAAAATCGATGCCCTGCGGCACGCAAGTGATCACCACAGAGCCTTTGAGTGCCGATCTGGCTGCGAGCTTATTACCACAGGATTACTGCGTCGAAGACTGTAACTATCTGCTCGATTATTTCCGTCTGTCTGGCGACAAGCGGATGATTTACGGTGGCGGCGTAGTGTATGGCGCCCGAGATCCGGCAGATATCAAATCGATCATTATTCCGAATATGCTCAAAACCTTCCCACAATTAAAGGATGTGAAGATCGATTATGCGTGGACGGGTAACTTCCTACTGACGCTGTCGCGCCTGCCACAGGTCGGTCGTATCGGTAAGAACATCTATTATTCACAGGGGTGCAGTGGCCACGGTGTCACTTATACCCATCTGGCGGGCAAGTTGCTGGCTGAAATACTCAACGGCCAAGCCACGCGCTTCGATGCCTTTGCTGCATTGCCACATTATCCTTTCCCCGGCGGTCACGCACTTCGCGTCCCTTTTAGTGCTATTGGAGCTTGGTATTACACGTTAAGAGACAAACTAGGTCTCTAA
- the gabD gene encoding NADP-dependent succinate-semialdehyde dehydrogenase — protein MQLNDPSLLRQQSFINGQWCDAVSGDTLKVVNPATNAVIGYVPNMGQVETEMAIKAAEAALPAWRALTAKERGAKLRRWFELLNENSDDLALLMTTEQGKPLAEAKGEVTYAASFIEWFAEEAKRIYGDTIPGHQGDKRLMVIKQPVGVTAAITPWNFPAAMITRKAAPALAAGCTMVVKPAHQTPFTALAMAELAKRAGIPAGVFSVLTGDAVQIGNEMCSNPIVRKLSFTGSTNIGIKLMAQCAPTLKKLSLELGGNAPFIVFNDANIDAAVEGAMIAKYRNAGQTCVCANRIYVQDGVYDEFALKLSTAVGKLKVGEGINEGVTTGPLINAAAVEKVQSHLIDAIAKGASVLAGGKVHDLGGNFFEPTVLTNVDKSMRVAREETFGPLAPLFKFSDVDDVIKQANDTEFGLAAYFYGRDISLVWKVAEALEYGMVGVNTGLISTEVAPFGGIKSSGLGREGSKFGIEEYLEIKYICMSV, from the coding sequence GTGCAATTAAATGATCCGAGTTTGCTACGTCAACAGTCTTTTATTAATGGTCAATGGTGTGATGCCGTTTCTGGTGACACGCTAAAGGTGGTTAATCCTGCAACCAATGCCGTGATTGGTTACGTTCCTAATATGGGACAAGTTGAAACTGAGATGGCGATTAAGGCGGCAGAAGCGGCTTTACCTGCATGGCGCGCACTCACAGCCAAAGAGCGCGGCGCTAAGTTAAGGCGTTGGTTTGAATTACTCAATGAAAACAGTGATGACTTAGCATTGCTCATGACGACTGAGCAGGGTAAACCGCTGGCAGAAGCCAAGGGTGAAGTAACCTATGCCGCTTCGTTTATCGAGTGGTTTGCCGAAGAAGCGAAACGTATTTATGGCGATACCATTCCTGGGCATCAAGGGGATAAACGCTTGATGGTAATTAAGCAGCCTGTCGGTGTAACCGCCGCGATTACGCCGTGGAACTTTCCTGCTGCGATGATCACCCGCAAAGCCGCTCCAGCGTTAGCTGCGGGTTGCACTATGGTAGTAAAACCTGCGCACCAAACCCCCTTTACCGCATTAGCGATGGCTGAACTCGCTAAACGTGCCGGTATTCCTGCGGGCGTATTTAGTGTGTTAACGGGTGATGCGGTGCAGATTGGTAATGAAATGTGCAGCAACCCGATAGTGCGTAAATTATCCTTCACGGGCTCAACCAATATCGGTATTAAATTAATGGCGCAATGTGCGCCTACCTTAAAAAAACTGTCGCTAGAGCTTGGCGGCAATGCGCCATTTATCGTATTTAACGATGCAAATATCGATGCCGCCGTTGAAGGCGCCATGATAGCTAAGTACCGTAATGCCGGCCAAACCTGTGTCTGCGCTAACCGTATTTATGTGCAAGACGGGGTATACGACGAGTTCGCCTTAAAACTTAGCACTGCTGTGGGCAAGCTTAAGGTTGGAGAGGGCATCAACGAGGGGGTCACGACTGGCCCGCTGATCAATGCTGCCGCAGTCGAGAAAGTGCAAAGTCACCTTATTGATGCCATTGCAAAAGGCGCATCAGTGCTCGCGGGCGGCAAAGTTCATGATCTTGGCGGTAATTTCTTCGAGCCAACCGTACTCACCAATGTCGATAAAAGCATGCGTGTTGCCCGCGAAGAAACCTTTGGGCCACTCGCGCCGCTGTTTAAATTCAGTGATGTCGACGATGTGATTAAACAGGCTAACGATACTGAATTTGGCCTCGCCGCCTATTTCTATGGCCGCGATATTTCATTGGTTTGGAAAGTCGCCGAAGCCTTGGAATACGGCATGGTTGGCGTTAACACTGGTTTGATTTCGACGGAAGTCGCGCCCTTTGGTGGGATTAAATCTTCAGGGCTGGGCCGCGAAGGTTCTAAGTTTGGCATCGAAGAATATTTAGAAATCAAATATATCTGTATGTCCGTTTAA
- the gabT gene encoding 4-aminobutyrate--2-oxoglutarate transaminase, with protein sequence MTTTNDSLMARRQAAVAGGVGQIHPIFTARAENATVWDVEGREFIDFAGGIAVLNTGHLHPKVKAAVAAQLDNFSHTCFMVLGYESYIQVCEKLNHLVPGDFAKKTALFTSGSEAVENAVKVARAYTKRAGVIAFTSGYHGRTIAALALTGKVAPYSKGMGLMSANVFRAEFPCEMHGVSDDDAMASIERIFKNDAEPSDIAAIILEPVQGEGGFYAASPAFMQRLRALCDREGIMLIADEVQTGAGRTGTFFAMEQMGVSADITTFAKSIAGGFPLSGITGRAEVMDAVGPGGLGGTYGGNPLACAAALAVIEVFEEEKLLDRANAIGERIKSALNMMQVEHAQIADVRGLGAMIAIELIEEGKPAPHYCAQVLSDARDRGLILLSCGTYGNVLRILVPLTAPDSQIDAGLGILKASFDAVLKS encoded by the coding sequence ATGACAACAACCAATGATTCATTGATGGCACGTCGCCAAGCCGCGGTTGCGGGTGGTGTCGGGCAAATACACCCTATTTTTACTGCGCGCGCCGAAAATGCGACCGTATGGGATGTTGAAGGTCGCGAGTTTATCGATTTTGCGGGCGGCATTGCCGTGCTCAATACGGGTCATCTTCACCCTAAGGTTAAGGCGGCGGTTGCTGCTCAACTCGATAATTTCTCCCATACCTGTTTTATGGTGCTCGGTTACGAGAGCTATATCCAAGTGTGTGAAAAACTTAATCACTTAGTGCCAGGGGATTTTGCTAAGAAGACGGCATTATTCACCAGCGGCTCAGAAGCGGTTGAAAACGCGGTTAAAGTGGCTCGCGCCTACACTAAACGTGCTGGCGTGATTGCGTTCACCTCTGGTTACCATGGTCGCACTATCGCAGCCTTGGCATTGACCGGAAAAGTCGCGCCTTACAGTAAAGGTATGGGGCTGATGTCGGCGAATGTGTTCCGCGCCGAGTTCCCGTGCGAGATGCACGGCGTGTCCGATGATGATGCCATGGCCTCGATTGAACGTATCTTTAAAAATGATGCCGAGCCAAGTGATATTGCCGCAATTATTCTCGAACCTGTGCAGGGTGAGGGAGGTTTTTACGCCGCATCGCCCGCTTTTATGCAGCGCCTGCGGGCACTATGCGACCGTGAAGGCATAATGCTTATCGCCGATGAAGTGCAAACGGGGGCTGGCCGTACCGGCACTTTCTTTGCCATGGAGCAAATGGGCGTGAGTGCGGATATCACTACTTTTGCTAAATCCATAGCGGGTGGTTTCCCACTTTCAGGCATTACTGGTCGCGCCGAGGTGATGGATGCAGTTGGCCCCGGAGGCTTAGGTGGCACCTATGGCGGCAATCCGTTAGCCTGCGCCGCAGCACTTGCTGTTATTGAAGTGTTCGAAGAAGAAAAGCTGTTAGACCGCGCCAATGCTATAGGCGAGCGTATTAAGTCTGCACTGAATATGATGCAGGTCGAACATGCACAAATCGCCGACGTGCGTGGTTTAGGTGCCATGATCGCCATCGAACTGATTGAAGAAGGTAAACCCGCGCCGCACTATTGCGCGCAAGTGTTGAGTGATGCCCGTGACCGTGGATTGATTTTATTGTCCTGCGGCACTTACGGTAATGTGCTGCGTATTTTGGTGCCATTAACGGCGCCGGATTCACAAATTGATGCGGGTCTTGGTATTCTTAAAGCCAGTTTCGATGCTGTACTGAAAAGCTAA
- a CDS encoding LLM class flavin-dependent oxidoreductase, whose amino-acid sequence MSQQTSILADIPFSLLELAPMRQGSTVGETLHNSLQYAKEADRLGFNRFWFAEHHNMPGIASSATSVLIGYIAGNTERIRVGAGGIMLPNHAPLVVAEQFGTLESLYPGRIDLGLGRAPGSDQITSRALNRDSNRAEQFPEEVSELQTLLGPYNGRHAVRAIPGEGTNVPIWLLGSSLFSAQLAAQRGLPYVFAGHFAPRFLYDAIEIYRRDFKPSQVLDKPYVMLGLPLVAADTDEEAQYLGTTSKQRVLALIRGHELWLKPPVDTMDGLWSAQEETYIDNFLGLSVTGGPATIKHRLEMIVKELGVNEFIFTNDLYDLDKRKKALQILMEIKQ is encoded by the coding sequence ATGTCACAACAGACATCAATATTGGCCGATATTCCCTTCTCGCTATTGGAACTCGCGCCCATGCGCCAAGGATCAACCGTGGGTGAAACGCTGCACAACAGTTTGCAGTATGCCAAGGAAGCCGACCGGCTCGGCTTTAATCGTTTCTGGTTTGCCGAACACCACAATATGCCCGGTATCGCCAGCTCGGCAACCTCGGTATTAATTGGCTATATAGCGGGCAATACCGAGCGTATTCGCGTCGGTGCGGGTGGGATTATGCTGCCAAACCATGCGCCGTTAGTGGTCGCCGAACAGTTCGGCACCCTTGAAAGCTTATATCCTGGTCGAATCGATTTAGGACTAGGGCGTGCGCCCGGCAGCGATCAAATTACCAGCCGAGCACTGAACCGTGATAGCAATCGCGCCGAACAATTCCCTGAAGAAGTCAGTGAATTACAAACTCTACTTGGCCCTTACAATGGTCGCCATGCGGTGCGAGCGATTCCCGGAGAAGGCACTAATGTACCCATTTGGTTATTGGGCTCGAGTCTTTTTAGCGCACAGTTAGCGGCGCAGCGCGGCTTACCCTATGTGTTTGCGGGCCACTTTGCACCACGTTTTCTCTACGATGCGATTGAAATCTATCGCCGCGACTTTAAACCTTCTCAAGTGCTGGATAAACCCTATGTGATGCTCGGCTTGCCGTTAGTTGCCGCCGATACAGATGAAGAGGCCCAATATTTGGGCACGACCTCAAAACAGCGCGTACTGGCACTTATCCGTGGTCACGAGTTATGGCTAAAGCCACCGGTTGACACTATGGATGGCTTATGGAGTGCGCAAGAAGAAACCTATATCGATAACTTCTTAGGTTTATCTGTTACTGGTGGCCCAGCGACAATTAAGCATCGTTTGGAAATGATCGTAAAAGAACTCGGCGTGAATGAGTTTATCTTCACCAATGACTTGTATGATCTTGATAAACGTAAGAAAGCACTGCAGATCCTAATGGAGATTAAACAGTAG
- a CDS encoding peptide MFS transporter, giving the protein MTLGTNQVSKTHSFMTVSLIELWERFGYYGMQALIVYFMVQRLGFDDSRANLVWSACAALIYVSPAIGGWVGDKILGTKRTMLLGAGILSLGYALMAVPTENTWFMFSALGVIVVGNGLFKPNAGNLVRKIYEGDDSKIDSAFTIYYMAVNVGSTFSMLLTPWIKDYVNAQYGNEFGWHAAFAVCCVGLLVGLGNYALMHKSLANYGSEPDTRPVNKKNLAIVLILSALSVVASAIILEYEDVARVFVYAAGVAVLGIFFHLIRTSEPSERAGLIAALILTVQTVFFFIFYQQMSTSLALFALRNVDWDFQVFGTHLWTWSPAQFQALNPIWIMVLSPVLAWSYSWAGRNDKDFSIAAKFALGFAVVAIGFFIYGFAGQFAVNGKTSSWIMIWGCASYSLGELLVSGLGLAMIARYVPARMGGFMMGAYFVASGISQYLGGVVANFASVPQDLVDPLQTLPVYTSLFNKLGIAAVVCTFIALAVLPLMRRLTDSHHSHNVIDDDSAAASLRDVKAEQ; this is encoded by the coding sequence ATGACTCTTGGTACCAATCAGGTAAGCAAGACACATTCATTTATGACTGTGTCTCTTATTGAATTATGGGAACGCTTTGGTTATTACGGCATGCAAGCGCTGATTGTCTACTTTATGGTGCAGCGCCTTGGCTTTGATGACTCACGTGCAAACTTAGTCTGGAGTGCTTGTGCGGCACTCATTTATGTATCACCGGCCATCGGCGGTTGGGTTGGGGATAAGATCCTCGGCACAAAACGCACTATGCTGCTCGGTGCAGGGATCCTCTCTCTAGGGTATGCGCTAATGGCCGTACCCACTGAAAATACGTGGTTTATGTTCTCTGCGCTCGGCGTGATTGTGGTCGGTAACGGCCTATTCAAACCGAATGCGGGCAACTTAGTTCGTAAAATCTATGAAGGTGACGATTCTAAAATCGACAGTGCTTTTACCATCTATTATATGGCGGTAAACGTAGGTTCAACCTTCTCCATGTTACTCACGCCTTGGATTAAAGATTACGTTAACGCCCAGTATGGCAACGAATTTGGCTGGCATGCAGCCTTTGCCGTATGCTGTGTAGGCTTACTTGTCGGTTTAGGTAACTATGCGCTTATGCATAAGAGCCTAGCAAACTATGGATCTGAGCCTGATACGCGCCCTGTCAACAAGAAGAACCTTGCGATTGTATTAATACTCTCAGCACTTTCCGTGGTCGCATCGGCGATTATTCTTGAATATGAAGATGTTGCCCGTGTATTCGTTTATGCCGCGGGTGTGGCTGTGTTAGGGATTTTCTTCCATTTGATTCGAACCAGTGAACCAAGTGAGCGCGCTGGACTTATCGCGGCGCTTATTCTCACGGTGCAAACGGTATTCTTCTTTATCTTCTATCAACAAATGTCAACGTCACTTGCCCTCTTTGCGCTACGTAACGTCGATTGGGATTTCCAAGTTTTTGGTACTCATTTATGGACTTGGTCTCCAGCACAGTTCCAAGCACTTAACCCAATCTGGATCATGGTGTTAAGCCCTGTTCTGGCGTGGAGTTATTCGTGGGCAGGTCGCAATGATAAAGACTTTTCTATCGCGGCGAAATTTGCACTTGGTTTTGCCGTAGTGGCGATTGGCTTCTTTATCTATGGTTTTGCAGGTCAATTTGCCGTCAATGGTAAAACCTCCTCGTGGATCATGATCTGGGGTTGTGCCTCTTACTCCCTAGGCGAACTGCTCGTGAGCGGCTTAGGTCTTGCGATGATTGCTCGCTATGTACCTGCACGCATGGGAGGCTTTATGATGGGCGCCTATTTTGTGGCATCAGGCATTTCACAATATTTAGGTGGGGTTGTCGCCAACTTTGCCAGTGTGCCACAGGATTTAGTCGATCCACTGCAAACCTTACCTGTGTATACTAGTCTATTCAACAAATTAGGGATTGCAGCCGTGGTTTGTACCTTTATCGCCTTAGCCGTATTGCCGCTAATGCGTCGCCTAACGGACAGCCACCATTCACATAATGTGATTGATGATGACAGTGCCGCTGCATCACTGCGCGATGTAAAAGCCGAGCAGTAA